A single region of the Sorghum bicolor cultivar BTx623 chromosome 9, Sorghum_bicolor_NCBIv3, whole genome shotgun sequence genome encodes:
- the LOC8061765 gene encoding glycerol-3-phosphate acyltransferase 5, with amino-acid sequence MTMPTTSSAAAPASPPRARRSRSVVAELEGALLRSADTFPYFMLVAFEASGLPRFVLLLALWPLLRLLELGAGRRDLALRAAAFVATVGVPRADVEAVSRAVLPKFMADDVDPAAWASFGSCEGKRVVVTRMPRVMVERFAKEHLGAHAVVGCDLEYSRLRRSTGLLKGAGHDAVATRVRALFAGDDRPDLGIGASEMASSFLTFCQEQLRPPFTADHDTNAPPFRPVIFHDGRLVCRPTPFMSLVILFWLPLGVLVAFVRIAVGLMVPIWTIPYIAPVFGGAVIIHGRAPPPVRVSDDAAAAAGSPSGVLFVCTHRTLMDPVVLATVLGRRVAAVTYSISRLSEILSPIPTVRLTRDRGVDAARMRAELARGDVAVCPEGTTCREPFLLRFSKLFAELSDSIVPVAMNYRVGLFHPTTARGWKAMDPIFFFMNPRPVYEVTFLNQLPAEATCAAGKSPVDVANYVQRILAATLGFECTTLTRKDKYTVLAGNDGSVNAKPPAAGKPAWQSRVKEVLGFLLH; translated from the exons ATGACGATGCCGACGAcgtcctcggcggcggcgccggcgtcgcCGCCTCGCGCGCGGCGGTCCCGGTCCGTGGTGGCCGAACTGGAGGGCGCGCTGCTCCGGAGCGCCGACACGTTCCCGTACTTCATGCTCGTGGCGTTCGAGGCGTCCGGCCTGCCGCGCTTCGTGCTGCTGCTGGCGCTGTGGCCGCTGCTGCGGCTGCTGGAGCTGGGCGCCGGCCGGCGCGACCTAGCGCTGCGCGCCGCCGCGTTCGTGGCCACCGTCGGGGTGCCTCGCGCCGACGTGGAGGCCGTGTCGCGGGCCGTGCTGCCCAAGTTCATGGCCGACGACGTCGACCCGGCCGCGTGGGCGTCGTTCGGGAGCTGCGAGGGGAAGCGCGTCGTCGTCACGCGGATGCCCCGCGTCATGGTGGAGCGCTTCGCCAAGGAGCACCTCGGCGCGCACGCCGTGGTCGGCTGTGACCTCGAGTACAGCCGGCTCAGGCGATCCACGGGGCTCCTCAAAGGCGCCGGGCATGACGCCGTCGCAACCCGTGTGCGCGCGCTGTTCGCCGGCGACGACCGCCCGGACCTCGGGATCGGTGCGTCAGAGATGGCAAGCTCCTTCTTGACATTCTGCCAG GAGCAGCTCAGGCCGCCGTTCACCGCGGACCACGACACGAACGCGCCACCGTTCCGGCCGGTCATCTTCCACGACGGGCGGCTGGTGTGCCGGCCCACGCCATTCATGTCCCTCGTCATCCTCTTCTGGCTGCCCCTCGGCGTGCTGGTCGCCTTCGTCCGGATCGCCGTCGGCCTCATGGTCCCCATCTGGACCATCCCCTACATCGCGCCGGTCTTCGGCGGCGCCGTGATCATCCACGGCCGCGCGCCTCCCCCCGTCAGAGTCAgcgacgacgccgccgccgccgccggctcgcCGTCGGGGGTCCTCTTCGTCTGCACGCACCGCACGCTCATGGACCCCGTGGTGCTGGCCACCGTGCTGGGCCGCCGCGTGGCCGCCGTGAcctactccatctcccgccTCTCGGAGATCCTGTCCCCGATCCCGACGGTGCGGCTGACGCGCGACCGGGGCGTGGACGCGGCGCGCATGCGCGCGGAGCTGGCCCGGGGCGACGTGGCCGTGTGCCCCGAGGGCACCACGTGCCGGGAGCCCTTCCTGCTCCGCTTCTCCAAGCTCTTCGCGGAGCTCAGCGACAGCATCGTGCCCGTGGCGATGAACTACCGCGTGGGGCTCTTCCACCCGACGACGGCGCGCGGGTGGAAGGCCATGGACCCcatcttcttcttcatgaacccgCGGCCCGTGTACGAGGTGACGTTCCTGAACCAGCTCCCCGCGGAGGCGACGTGCGCGGCGGGGAAGAGCCCCGTGGACGTGGCCAACTACGTCCAGCGGATCCTCGCCGCCACGCTCGGGTTCGAGTGCACCACGCTCACGAGGAAGGACAAGTACACGGTGCTCGCCGGCAACGACGGCAGCGTCAACGCCAAGCCGCCGGCGGCCGGGAAGCCGGCTTGGCAGAGCCGCGTGAAGGAGGTCCTCGGGTTCCTGCTCCACTAA